From the genome of Terriglobales bacterium:
TTTCCACGACAAACAATTCAAGAACGAGCCCAAGCGGTGCAAGCCCTGCAAGGCGAAACGGGCGGCCGCGCTGGGAAGCCAGACGCCAGGCAACAGCGGCGGCGGCCAAACATACTCCAAGGTAGAAACCCGCACCACCTGTTCACAGTGCGGGAAAGAGACCACTGTCCCCTTCAAACCCACGCAGGGACGGCCGGTGTTCTGCCGCGAGTGCTTCCAGGCGCGGCGGGCGTCGGCAGCCAGCGCCTGAGTCGGCGGCGACAGCCGCCCCAGTCCCCCTAAGCCATCTGGATGTGTGTCGCGGCCCGAGCCGGGCGGGAAAGGGAACCCGTCCGAGGCCCGCGATTCACGGTTGCTATAATGTCCCGGTGGCGACGTTCTACGTGGAAAATTTCGGCTGCCGGGCGACCCAGGCCGACGGCGCCGCCATCGAGCGCCAACTGGCGGAGAAGGGCTGGCGGCGAAGAGGCGACCCCCGGCTGGTCGACGTGGTGGTGGTCAATACCTGCACGGTGACTTCGGCCGCCGACCACGACGCCCGCGCCGCCATCCGCCGCATCCATCGGCAGAACCCCGAGTGCAGGATCCTGGTCACCGGCTGTTACGCCCAGCGGGCGCCGCAGGAAGTCGGTTCCCTGCCCGGCGTGAGCTGGGTGGTGGGCAATTCCCATAAGCATCAGATCGGAGAGATCGCGCTGAGGGCGCCGGGGGGGAACGGGCAGGGGTTCGTGCCCCTCGGATCGCTGGACGGGACGGGGACGGTGCAGGTGGTGGGGGACATCTTCGCCCACACCGAACTGCTGGCAGCGCCGGTGTTCGAGGGCGACGCGGCCGGGGAGAGGACCCGGCCCAACCTGAAGGTGCAGGACGGCTGCGATAACCGGTGCTCGTTCTGCATCATCCCCTCGGTGCGGGGGCAAAGCCGTTCCCTGCCGCAAGACGAGGTGCTGCGCGAGATGGACGCGCTGGTGGCCGCCGGCTACCGCGAAGTGGTGATCTCGGGCATCAATCTGGGGCGGTGGGGCCGGGACTTCGAACGTCCGCAGACCTTCGCCGGCCTGGTGCGCGCCGTGGTGGAGAAGACCGGCATCGAGCGGCTGCGGATCAGCTCGGTGGAGCCGATGGATTGGACCGACGAGCTGATCGAGCTGGTGGCGTCGTCGCCGCGCATCGCCAAGCACGCGCACGTGCCGCTGCAGTCGGGCTCCGACCGCATCCTGCGGCTGATGCATCGCAAGTACCGCCCCTGGCATTACGCCGCGCGAGTGCGGAAGATCCGCAAGGCGATGCCGACCGCGGCCATCGGCGCCGACGTCATGGTGGGCTTCCCCGGCGAGACCGACGCCGACTTCGAAGACAACCGCAGATTCATCGAGTCCCTGCCCTTCACCTACCTGCACGTGTTCACTTATTCCTCGCGGCCCGGCACACCATCGGCCCGGATGGCGGAGCAGGTGGAGGTCGCGGTGCGGCGGGAGCGCAACCGCGAGCTACGCGGGCTGGCGGCGGCGAAGAAGAGAGCCTTCCTGGAGGGCTTCGTCGGCAGCACGCTGTCAGGCATCACGCTCAATGTGCGCGAGGGCGAATACACCGAAAGCCTCACCGACAATTACCTCAAACTCATGCTGCGCGGCCGCCACGGCGCCAACCAGATGGTGACGGCGCGCGCCGAGAGCGTGCAGGGCGAGGCGCTGCTGGGCAGCGTCTGCTGAGCCTACCGTCCGTGCCGTGAGTGCGCTGGGTTATAATCTTCGGGTCTTTGCCACGAGGAGGATTGCATCGATAAGCGTTTTATCCGCACCAATGAGCGCATCCGCGCCCGCGAAATCAGGGTCATCGATTCAGAAGGCCAACAGCTTGGGATCATGCCGCCTTTCGAAGCCCTGAAGAAAGCCCGGGAACAGAACCTCGACCTGGTAGAGATCTCGCCCACCGCCCAGCCGCCGGTCTGCCGCATCATGGACTACGGCAAGTACCTGTACGAGCAGGAGAAGAAGGAGCGCGCGGCCAAGAAGCACCAGAAGGTCATCACGATCAAGGAAGTGAAGTTCCGCATCAACGTGGACGAGCACGACTACGAGTTCAAGAAGAACCACGTGCTGCGCTTCCTGGAAGACGGCGACAAGGTGAAGGCCACCATCTTCTTCCGCGGCCGCGAGATGACCCACACCAACCTGGGGCGCAACATCCTGGACCGGTTGATCAAGGACGTCGGCGACAAGGGGATCGTGGAGTTCCGGCCGCGCATGGAGGGCAACACCCTGCACGCCATCCTGGCGCCGAAGAAGAGCTAGTCCTCCAACTCAACCGCAGAGATCGCAGAGGCCGCAGAGTCATTCTCGTTCAT
Proteins encoded in this window:
- a CDS encoding zinc-ribbon domain containing protein; protein product: MEFQDKALKCVDCGAEFVFTAGEQLFFHDKQFKNEPKRCKPCKAKRAAALGSQTPGNSGGGQTYSKVETRTTCSQCGKETTVPFKPTQGRPVFCRECFQARRASAASA
- the infC gene encoding translation initiation factor IF-3; its protein translation is MRTNERIRAREIRVIDSEGQQLGIMPPFEALKKAREQNLDLVEISPTAQPPVCRIMDYGKYLYEQEKKERAAKKHQKVITIKEVKFRINVDEHDYEFKKNHVLRFLEDGDKVKATIFFRGREMTHTNLGRNILDRLIKDVGDKGIVEFRPRMEGNTLHAILAPKKS
- the mtaB gene encoding tRNA (N(6)-L-threonylcarbamoyladenosine(37)-C(2))-methylthiotransferase MtaB — its product is MATFYVENFGCRATQADGAAIERQLAEKGWRRRGDPRLVDVVVVNTCTVTSAADHDARAAIRRIHRQNPECRILVTGCYAQRAPQEVGSLPGVSWVVGNSHKHQIGEIALRAPGGNGQGFVPLGSLDGTGTVQVVGDIFAHTELLAAPVFEGDAAGERTRPNLKVQDGCDNRCSFCIIPSVRGQSRSLPQDEVLREMDALVAAGYREVVISGINLGRWGRDFERPQTFAGLVRAVVEKTGIERLRISSVEPMDWTDELIELVASSPRIAKHAHVPLQSGSDRILRLMHRKYRPWHYAARVRKIRKAMPTAAIGADVMVGFPGETDADFEDNRRFIESLPFTYLHVFTYSSRPGTPSARMAEQVEVAVRRERNRELRGLAAAKKRAFLEGFVGSTLSGITLNVREGEYTESLTDNYLKLMLRGRHGANQMVTARAESVQGEALLGSVC